A genome region from Streptomyces xanthophaeus includes the following:
- a CDS encoding GNAT family N-acetyltransferase — MILQPLVPIDGALPGPVLTEIAALYSTNHAFFELSGDFPDPDRITVEQVAAALAGELAHDSAEVLLARSAGRLVGLAATLAQAPADDDPDPWIGLLLIDATAHREGYGRAVATLVEDRFRAAGRAGVRIAVLDGNPKALAFWQSQGYVTLRRSKDRERGRDCTVLRKPLEAP; from the coding sequence GTGATCCTGCAACCGCTCGTCCCGATCGACGGCGCCCTTCCCGGCCCGGTGCTCACCGAGATCGCCGCCCTCTACTCGACGAACCACGCGTTCTTCGAACTCAGCGGAGACTTCCCCGACCCGGACCGCATCACGGTCGAACAGGTCGCCGCCGCGCTCGCCGGTGAACTCGCCCACGACAGCGCCGAGGTGCTCCTCGCCCGCTCCGCCGGCCGCCTCGTCGGACTGGCCGCCACCCTCGCGCAGGCACCCGCCGACGACGACCCGGACCCATGGATCGGCCTGCTGCTCATCGACGCCACCGCACACCGCGAGGGATACGGCCGCGCCGTCGCCACCCTGGTCGAGGACCGCTTCCGCGCCGCCGGACGCGCGGGCGTACGCATCGCCGTGCTGGACGGCAACCCCAAGGCCCTCGCCTTCTGGCAGTCCCAGGGGTACGTCACCCTGCGCAGGTCCAAGGACCGCGAGAGGGGCCGCGACTGCACCGTGCTGCGCAAGCCCCTCGAAGCCCCGTAA
- a CDS encoding TerD family protein — protein MAVSLSKGGNVSLTKEAPGLAAVTVGLGWDVRTTTGVDFDLDASAIAVNPTGKVVSDGHFVFFNNKSTPDQTIVHTGDNRTGEGAGDDEAINVNLAGLPADVDKIVFPVSIYDAEARSQNFGQVRNAYIRVVNQAGGAEIARYDLSEDAATETAMVFGELYRNGAEWKFRAVGQGYASGLTGIAQDFGVNV, from the coding sequence ATGGCTGTCAGCCTGTCCAAGGGCGGCAACGTCTCGCTCACGAAGGAGGCCCCGGGCCTCGCTGCCGTCACGGTCGGCCTCGGCTGGGACGTCCGTACGACGACCGGTGTCGACTTCGACCTCGACGCCTCGGCCATCGCCGTCAACCCGACGGGCAAGGTCGTCTCCGACGGCCACTTCGTCTTCTTCAACAACAAGTCCACCCCGGACCAGACCATCGTCCACACCGGTGACAACCGCACCGGCGAGGGCGCGGGCGACGACGAGGCCATCAACGTCAACCTCGCCGGCCTCCCGGCCGACGTGGACAAGATCGTCTTCCCGGTCTCCATCTACGACGCCGAGGCCCGCAGCCAGAACTTCGGCCAGGTCCGCAACGCGTACATCCGCGTCGTGAACCAGGCCGGCGGCGCCGAGATCGCCCGCTACGACCTCTCCGAGGACGCCGCGACCGAGACCGCCATGGTCTTCGGCGAGCTCTACCGCAACGGCGCCGAGTGGAAGTTCCGCGCGGTCGGCCAGGGTTACGCCTCCGGCCTCACCGGCATCGCGCAGGACTTCGGCGTCAACGTCTAG
- the arfB gene encoding alternative ribosome rescue aminoacyl-tRNA hydrolase ArfB — MPGPYVIRGSVVLPEGELAWRFSRSSGPGGQHVNTSDSRAELLFDLAATKALPEVWKERALERLAARLVDGVVTVRASEHRSQLRNREMALVRLASLLAEATAPPPKQRRATKIPRGINERRLREKKARAETKRGRTGRDW; from the coding sequence ATGCCTGGTCCTTATGTCATCCGCGGTTCGGTCGTGCTCCCCGAGGGAGAGCTCGCCTGGCGCTTCTCGCGGTCCTCGGGGCCCGGCGGTCAGCACGTGAACACCTCGGACTCCCGTGCGGAGCTGCTGTTCGACCTGGCGGCCACCAAGGCGCTGCCCGAGGTGTGGAAGGAGCGGGCGCTGGAGCGGCTCGCGGCGAGGCTGGTGGACGGGGTGGTGACCGTACGGGCCTCCGAGCACCGCTCGCAGCTGCGCAACCGGGAGATGGCGCTGGTCCGGCTGGCCTCGCTGCTGGCCGAGGCGACGGCGCCGCCGCCGAAGCAGCGCCGGGCGACGAAGATCCCGCGCGGGATCAACGAGCGGCGGCTGCGGGAGAAGAAGGCACGGGCCGAGACCAAGCGCGGCCGCACGGGGCGGGACTGGTAG